The window TTAAGCCGACAAAAATTAAATCTTTTTCATCATTAAACCCGACCGTCTGTCCCTCTGACACTTCTTTATAGGCAAAGCCAAGAACACGTAGGCCCTGCTTAGAAAAACTACTATTAATTTCTTCAATTTTCTTACGGTGCTGGTCCGTAAAATCAGCTATTCCGGCAGAAGTTTCAATTTTCTTCATCCGTGATAACAGAACGTCCAATGCACCTTTTGTAATCATGAGATATTTATCATCAATTTTATTAACGGTACTCATAAGCTTACGGTCTGAATCAAAGGGGATTTCTTCCACCCTTTTATATTGTTCTCTGACCACAAGTTCATCTAGACCATATTCTTCACCTAAATTCGTTAAAGCGACTTCAGTAGGGTCCCCAATCTCCTTCTTATCCATCGTCACGGAATCATTACATAATAACGCCATTAACAAAAGGTTCTTTTCTATTGGCTTTTCCTGATTTAATTGGTCATGCGGAATGACCTTTTGATCGACATATACCTGCTGGACAGTCATCTTATTTTGCGTTAGCGTCCCAGTTTTATCAGAACAGATAACTGAAATACTACCAAGACTTTCTACAGCATGTAGCTTCCGCATAATGGCATTTTCCTTGGCCATCTTCTGGGTTCCAAAGGCTAAAACAATAGTCACAATAGAGCTTAAAGCTTCAGGTATTGCTGCAACAGCAAGTGACACAGCAAACATGAACGAATCACCTATCTCACGACCCCTAAAAATATCAAGTCCAAAGATCATAAGAGCGATGATAATAATAATGACCGCTAGCCTTTTTCCAAAATGGTCTAAAGTGATCTGTAGAGGTGTCTTCTTCTCTTGAGCTGATTCTAATAAATTGGCGATTTTCCCAATTTCAGTCTTCATCCCAATATCTGTGACAACGACGACACCACGTCCATTTGTGACAAAGCTTCCGGAAAATACCATATTCTTTTTATCACCGATTGGGACATCCTCTTGATCAATCGGGTCCATCTCTTTTACCACCGCTAGTGACTCGCCTGTCAGTGAGCTTTCATTAACCTGCAAACTGTAATTCTCAATGATTCTACCGTCTGCAGGGACGAAATCACCGGCATCTAGGGTGAGAATATCACCGACCATCACTTCTCTTGAAGCTATTTCAAGCTTTTGCCCATTTCTTAATACCTTTGCAGTTGGAGAAGACAAAGCCTTTAAGCTGTTAAGGGACTGCTCTGCCTTCACATGCTGGACAGTTCCAAGAATAGCATTTAAAATGACAACAACCATGATTACAATCGTACTTTCCACTTCACCTAAAAAGGCGGAAATGATGGCAGCGACTAGCAGGATAATAACGAGAAAGTCCTTAAATTGTTCGAGAAATACTTGAAAAGCACTTTTTCTTTTACCTTCCTGCAATTCGTTATATCCATACTCTTCTCTCTTTTTATCAACTTCAGCTGTGGTTAAGCCTTTATCGGTTACCCCTAAAGCCTTCAATACTTCTTCAGCTGTTTTACGATAGTAATTGCTCATTGTTTTCTCCCTTCTTGAAAAAAGATCATATTCGCCCGTCGAATTTGCGTCCGGATTACCTGAGCTCGCTCGATAAACTACCTTTAAAAAAATCCGAGACATCCGCCGGAGGCTAAACTTCATTCAGCCGGGGTTCGAACCCCCACTTGTGGAAGTGGAGGACTTCTGTACCGGTCGCAAGCTTTCGGTACAGAAAGCATTTGCTGAATGAAGTTAAAGTGTACTGGAGGTTTATTTCCTTATTTTCATTGAATAGAGTCATTTTTATCCTAATAAAAAGACTCTTTAGCCAGAAAACTTCCCAGCTATAGAGTCTCACTTAACTATAAATTGTTTTCAAAGCCGGGATGTAATCCGGTTTGACGACTTTGAACCCTGTACAGACAGGCAGTTATTCCCTGTATGTATTATATGAAGTTTGTATATATTTTAACATAAATAGGAAATTTTTTCAATAATCGCTTACGTTTATCCCAAGAAGATATAGATTTATCACAATATTATTTCCGTTTTTATAGAAAGCAAACTGAAATTGTTACCTTTTTCACATATATATCAAAACTTTTTTATTTTAGACACTCTATTATTTGTCTAAGAATGGTAATATTTAGTTATAGTATAGTTGTTTATTTAATTCATATCTTCAATTAATAGCCTTTTAACACTGATTTACCTTGTCTTCATCTTCATCATTCAAACAGTTAATCGTCATAATTTTCTTCTAAATATGAAAGGACGTGGTATGAATGAATTTGAAACAGCTTCATTATTTTCGGGTACTAGCAGGATATGAACATTTTACAAAGGCTGCTGAACAGCTATCCATTACCCAGCCAAGCTTGAGCCATGCAATCTCAGAACTAGAAAAGGAGTTGGGTACGTATTTATTTGAAAAGCACGGAAGAAATATACGCCTAACAAAGTACGGTCGCTTTTTTCTCCAATATGTTGAGCGTGCTTTGGATGAATTAGAAAAAGGAGAAAAGAAATTACATGATATTACTTGTCCTTCAAGAGGGGTCATCGATGTAGCTTTCATGTACCATCTAGGTCCGCATTTTGTTCCAAATATGATACAGGCCTTCTCACAAAAGGATGAGTATAAAAATGTAAGATTTACGTTAAGTCAAGGTTCCAATCATAAAATCTTTTCAGATTTAAAAGCGGGAAAAGTAGATATAGCCTTTACTTTATTGGATGAGAGCGAATCGGAAATTGCGTTTACACCTTTATTTGAACAGGAAATGGTTGCTGTCGTACCTTATAATCATCCGCTTGCACGCTATGACAGGATTGATTTGGAGGATACTGCATCATATCCATTTGTCATGTTTAAACAGAATAGTGATATTAGAACTATTATAGACAGACTATTTGAAAGTGTTGGAGTTATCCCTCAAATCGCTTGTGAGATGGATGAAACAGACGTAATAGCTGGACTGGTATCTGTAAATTTTGGTATGGCTATTATGCCTCGCTCTCTTTCCCTTGCGAACCATAATGTAAAGCTGTTATCAATTAACCATCCTTTAGCCAGTCATGAAATCTATATGGCCTGTATAAAAAATCGTTATCTATGTCCTGCAACAGAGGCTTTCCAACAATTTTCGCTTAATTATATTAAAGAATCTGTATTGCAGCCACATTAAATGCCAAATCAAATTCGCCCGTCGAATTTGCGTCCGGATTTTTATCGAGCTTGCTCGATAAGCTACCTTTAAAAAATCCGAGACATCCGCCGGAGGCATAACTTCATTCAGCCGGGGTTTGAACCCCCACTGAATCGAAGAACTATTTGCATTCATCCCCCACTTGTAGAAGTGGAGGACTTCTACTGAATGAAGTTAAAAAAGGCGCCTTCTACAGGCGTCTTTTTTAGAATTTTTTATTTATTTTGACGAACCTGTACATTCCTCATATGCCCTAGTAAATCTTTAAGATGTATACCAATACCCTTTGTTCTCTCTCTGACCAAAGAAACAGCAATCGAACTTCCCAACCATAATACAAGTCCTAAAAAAATACTGAACAGCCAATTATTGCTGATGGTCAGCGTAATCCAGACAGTTGCGACACATACAACGCCCCCAATCATCCCGTATACCGATCCATTAGCGACCTTTGCAGCATTTTTTGACCCTGATACAATTCCCATCATTAAAACAGCTGTAATCATAACCGCTGGAAAAGCAGCAAAAATGCCGGCTAGTATTTTCCAGGGTGAAATAACCGTAACAAGATAACTTAACATAACTGCTGCTCCGCCTAAAAGAAATCGAATGAATAAATCTTTACTTTTCATATATACACACCTTTTCTTTGATGCTCGAATTTTTTATTGAATTCGTTCTTCATCACCCTTAATAGGATGTTATAACTACGACAACCATCGAGATGATAAACCAGCAGCCGACCGCTTGAGATAAACCTCTCTTCCAGCCTTTTCTTGGTAAAAGATATCCCGCAATAATAGCTATAACAATATTGATTGCCATACCTACAATCGCACCCTTTGATAATAATATAGAATAGGAAACAAGTTCGTTGCCGCTGAAATCCAAGCTGGCAGTCAATAATGCGGCTAAATAAACCGCTGGGAATGCAGCAAAGATTCCTCCAGCCTTTTCCCCCAATTTCCTAGCAACTAGCGTGGATACAACTACAGCCAAGCCTCCCAATATGAATCGTATAAGTAATGCACCGATAGATAGTTCAGCCATTTCTGTCACCTTTCCTATTTCATTCGAATGAAACCTTCCAGCTACACCCTTAAAAATGAAAATTTTGTCTATTTGTATGATATTTCACAATAATAACGAACACCTTCATTGTAGCCTATTTTTGTCCCTTTCCCTGTGAACATTTCTTAAACGTTTATGAAGCGTTTTCACTCAATCAATAGAATGCTTTAATGTACAGGATTACAAGCCGTTAATGAAGAATCATCAATGATTGGAATATGATTAGTGTGTTGTTACATACTAGAAATGAACTTTCTGAGGATGTTCTATGTGCTTAGGAAAATCATGGGAACTAACTGGATACATAGAAAAAAGTAATTCATAGACAGCTCGTCTAGCTAAGATAGGAGTTTACTGAAGATGAAAAAACTAACGTCGGTATTTATTTACTCAGCCGCCATTCTATTGCTACTAGTGATGATTGGGATTGTTGCACCCGATACACTTGAAAATGTAACGGCCAACATGCAAGCCTTCATCTCAACAGCATTTGGCTGGTATTATTTAATTATTGTTACCATATTCCTGTTGGTTTGTTTGTATTTATTTATCACCCCTGTTGGCCGTATAAAATTAGGAAAACAGGATGATAAACCTGAATTCACACGGGCAACGTGGATTGCTATGCTTTTTAGTGCAGGGATGGGAATCGGCCTTGTCTTTTATGGTTCAGCAGAGCCTCTTAGTCACTATGCAGTGAGTTCTCCTACGGGTGAAACCGGGACCGCGCAAGCCATTAAGGATTCTTTACGTTTTACCTTTTTTCATTGGGGTCTGCATGCTTGGGCTATTTATGGAATAGTCGCCTTAATTCTAGCTTATTTCAACTTTCGTAAAGGTGAACCAGGATTAATCAGTGCCACCTTAAAGCCAATTATTGGGGAGCGGGCAAATGGAAAAACAGGTCAGCTTATTGATATCCTCGCCATTCTCTCTACCGTTTTTGGTGTAGCCAC of the Bacillus tuaregi genome contains:
- a CDS encoding calcium-translocating P-type ATPase, PMCA-type, producing the protein MSNYYRKTAEEVLKALGVTDKGLTTAEVDKKREEYGYNELQEGKRKSAFQVFLEQFKDFLVIILLVAAIISAFLGEVESTIVIMVVVILNAILGTVQHVKAEQSLNSLKALSSPTAKVLRNGQKLEIASREVMVGDILTLDAGDFVPADGRIIENYSLQVNESSLTGESLAVVKEMDPIDQEDVPIGDKKNMVFSGSFVTNGRGVVVVTDIGMKTEIGKIANLLESAQEKKTPLQITLDHFGKRLAVIIIIIALMIFGLDIFRGREIGDSFMFAVSLAVAAIPEALSSIVTIVLAFGTQKMAKENAIMRKLHAVESLGSISVICSDKTGTLTQNKMTVQQVYVDQKVIPHDQLNQEKPIEKNLLLMALLCNDSVTMDKKEIGDPTEVALTNLGEEYGLDELVVREQYKRVEEIPFDSDRKLMSTVNKIDDKYLMITKGALDVLLSRMKKIETSAGIADFTDQHRKKIEEINSSFSKQGLRVLGFAYKEVSEGQTVGFNDEKDLIFVGLTAMMDPPRPESKTAVENCISAGIKPVMITGDHKITASAIAKQIGILKDDKEAIEGVEIEKLTDEELKHKVSDLSVYARVSPEHKIRIVKAWQEKGNLVAMTGDGVNDGPALKQADIGIAMGITGTEVAKDASAMILTDDNFSTIVKAVSNGRSIYANINNSIRFLLAGNTAGILSVLYASLLALPVPFAPVHLLFINLLTDSLPAIALGLEPHNKNIMKEKPRDIHEPLLNKRFATLVGIGGLLIAISTITAFHIGLKTGDEVVASTMAFATLCLARLFHGFNVRAKQSVFHIGVFTNKYLWFSIIGGIILLQMVLLLPQLSGIFEVAPLTGTQFASIYGLALMPLIVSQLYKVFFIKS
- a CDS encoding LysR family transcriptional regulator, translating into MNLKQLHYFRVLAGYEHFTKAAEQLSITQPSLSHAISELEKELGTYLFEKHGRNIRLTKYGRFFLQYVERALDELEKGEKKLHDITCPSRGVIDVAFMYHLGPHFVPNMIQAFSQKDEYKNVRFTLSQGSNHKIFSDLKAGKVDIAFTLLDESESEIAFTPLFEQEMVAVVPYNHPLARYDRIDLEDTASYPFVMFKQNSDIRTIIDRLFESVGVIPQIACEMDETDVIAGLVSVNFGMAIMPRSLSLANHNVKLLSINHPLASHEIYMACIKNRYLCPATEAFQQFSLNYIKESVLQPH
- a CDS encoding DUF3147 family protein; its protein translation is MKSKDLFIRFLLGGAAVMLSYLVTVISPWKILAGIFAAFPAVMITAVLMMGIVSGSKNAAKVANGSVYGMIGGVVCVATVWITLTISNNWLFSIFLGLVLWLGSSIAVSLVRERTKGIGIHLKDLLGHMRNVQVRQNK
- a CDS encoding DUF3147 family protein, producing the protein MAELSIGALLIRFILGGLAVVVSTLVARKLGEKAGGIFAAFPAVYLAALLTASLDFSGNELVSYSILLSKGAIVGMAINIVIAIIAGYLLPRKGWKRGLSQAVGCWFIISMVVVVITSY